One Mixta gaviniae genomic window carries:
- the zwf gene encoding glucose-6-phosphate dehydrogenase, which translates to MSNNEPVQACDLVIFGTKGDLARRKLLPSLYRLEKSQSLHAESTITGVGRADWDRQGYVDFVRNALDTFLKEEVDEEVWARFAERLDFCQLDVNDAAGFSALKKKVDQQKRVTINYFAMPPATFSAICEGLAAASLHQPPTRIVMEKPLGNSLETFREINDVVSRYFDESQVYRIDHYLGKETVLNLLALRFSNALFLNNWDNRSIEHVQITVAEEVGIEGRWGYFDRAGQMRDMVQSHLLQILTMVTMSPPPDLSARAIRDEKVKLLRSLRRIDRSNIRDKVVRGQYTGGLINDQKVPGYLEEEGADKKSQTETFVSVRVDIDNWRWAGVPFYLRTGKRMPVKMSEIVIYFKKPQLNLFSASHKALPQNKLTIRLQPDEGMDLEILNKVPGLDHKHHLQTTKLDLSYSDTFAEPKLADAYDRLLLECMRGIQALFLSRDEVEAAWEWVDSITHTWDTNNTPLRPYQAGTWGPLASVENISREGHEWNEFS; encoded by the coding sequence ATGTCAAACAATGAACCTGTTCAGGCCTGCGACCTCGTTATTTTTGGCACCAAAGGCGACCTGGCCCGTCGTAAACTGCTGCCCTCTCTTTACCGGCTGGAGAAATCCCAGAGCCTGCACGCCGAAAGTACCATTACCGGCGTAGGCCGTGCCGACTGGGATCGTCAGGGGTATGTCGACTTTGTCAGAAATGCCCTGGATACGTTCCTGAAGGAGGAAGTGGATGAAGAGGTCTGGGCGCGCTTTGCCGAACGCCTCGATTTTTGCCAGCTCGATGTGAACGACGCGGCAGGCTTTAGCGCGCTGAAAAAGAAGGTCGATCAGCAAAAACGCGTGACCATCAACTATTTCGCTATGCCACCCGCCACCTTCAGCGCGATTTGCGAAGGTCTGGCCGCCGCCTCGCTGCACCAGCCGCCGACGCGTATCGTGATGGAGAAGCCGCTGGGAAATTCGCTTGAAACCTTCAGAGAAATCAACGATGTGGTCAGCCGCTATTTTGATGAAAGCCAGGTCTACCGTATCGACCACTATCTCGGTAAGGAAACCGTGCTTAACCTGCTCGCTCTGCGTTTCTCTAACGCCCTGTTTTTAAATAACTGGGATAACCGCTCGATTGAACACGTTCAGATTACCGTTGCTGAAGAGGTGGGCATCGAAGGCCGTTGGGGTTATTTCGACCGCGCGGGCCAGATGCGCGATATGGTGCAGAGCCACCTGCTGCAGATCCTGACCATGGTAACCATGTCGCCGCCGCCGGATCTCAGCGCCCGCGCTATCCGCGATGAAAAGGTGAAGCTGCTGCGATCGCTGCGCCGCATCGACCGTAGCAATATCCGCGATAAAGTGGTCAGAGGGCAATATACCGGCGGACTGATTAACGATCAGAAAGTGCCGGGCTATCTTGAAGAAGAAGGCGCGGATAAAAAGAGCCAGACGGAGACCTTTGTCTCGGTCAGGGTAGATATCGATAACTGGCGCTGGGCCGGCGTCCCCTTTTATCTGCGCACCGGCAAACGCATGCCGGTGAAGATGTCCGAGATAGTTATCTATTTTAAAAAGCCGCAGCTGAACCTCTTTTCCGCCTCGCATAAAGCGCTGCCGCAAAACAAGCTGACGATCCGTCTGCAGCCCGACGAGGGCATGGATCTTGAAATCCTGAATAAAGTCCCCGGCCTGGATCATAAGCATCATCTGCAGACCACTAAGCTGGATCTGAGCTATTCCGATACCTTTGCCGAGCCGAAACTGGCCGACGCTTATGACCGCCTGCTGCTGGAGTGCATGCGCGGGATCCAGGCGCTGTTCCTCAGCCGCGATGAAGTCGAGGCGGCGTGGGAGTGGGTAGATTCCATTACCCATACCTGGGACACCAACAATACGCCGCTCAGGCCTTATCAGGCCGGTACCTGGGGGCCGCTGGCGTCGGTGGAGAATATTTCGCGCGAAGGGCACGAATGGAATGAGTTTTCGTAA
- the dsdX gene encoding D-serine transporter DsdX: protein MPTPYWTGAVLLASIAIIVIAIVKCRLHPFLALLLASFFVGALTGMDPQRMATAIENGIGGTLGFLAAVIGLGSLLGKLMETSGAAERIGLALLKCRWLSTDVVMVLMGLICGITLFVEVGVVLLIPLAFSIARQTHTSLLKLTVPLCTALMAVHCVVPPHPAALFVTEKLGADVGRVIMGGLLVALVASLVGGCLFLTLAGKRLPFRAVPAAFSDVTARVKQTLPSPGASLGAIFLPVALMLMKTLSQIALPAQSAAAHLLAFFGNPVTALFIAVLVAGYTLGLRRNETMTSLLGKTESGFSAVANILLIIGAGGAFNTVLKESGLAQSLAQILCGLHMHPVLLAWLVALILHAAVGSATVAMMGAAGIVGPMLPLYPGVSPEIMVIAIGSGAIGCTIVTDSLFWLVKQYCGATLSETFRYYTSATLIASVAALGCTFLLSMFL, encoded by the coding sequence ATGCCGACCCCGTACTGGACCGGCGCGGTGCTGCTCGCCAGCATCGCCATTATTGTTATCGCTATTGTTAAGTGCCGGCTGCACCCGTTTCTTGCGCTGCTGCTGGCGAGCTTTTTTGTCGGCGCGCTGACGGGCATGGATCCGCAGCGGATGGCTACCGCCATCGAAAACGGCATCGGCGGCACGCTCGGCTTTCTGGCGGCGGTGATTGGCCTCGGCAGCCTCCTCGGCAAGCTGATGGAGACCTCCGGCGCGGCAGAGCGCATAGGGCTTGCCCTGCTGAAATGTCGCTGGCTGTCGACTGACGTGGTGATGGTGCTGATGGGCTTGATCTGCGGCATTACCCTGTTTGTCGAGGTGGGCGTGGTGCTGCTGATCCCGCTGGCTTTTTCCATCGCACGCCAAACCCACACCTCGCTGCTGAAGCTGACCGTTCCGCTCTGCACCGCGCTGATGGCGGTTCACTGCGTAGTGCCCCCTCACCCTGCGGCGCTGTTTGTCACTGAGAAGCTGGGCGCGGATGTCGGCCGCGTTATTATGGGCGGGCTGCTGGTCGCCCTTGTCGCTTCTCTGGTCGGCGGCTGCCTGTTTCTGACGCTGGCCGGTAAGCGGTTACCCTTCCGCGCGGTGCCGGCAGCTTTTTCTGACGTGACCGCGCGCGTCAAACAGACGCTGCCGTCGCCCGGCGCCTCGCTGGGCGCCATCTTTCTGCCTGTCGCCCTGATGCTGATGAAAACGCTCTCTCAGATCGCGCTGCCTGCACAAAGCGCCGCGGCGCATCTGCTGGCCTTTTTTGGCAACCCGGTAACCGCCCTGTTTATCGCGGTATTGGTCGCCGGCTATACCCTTGGGCTGCGCCGTAATGAAACAATGACGTCGCTGCTTGGCAAAACGGAAAGCGGCTTTAGCGCTGTCGCCAATATTTTGCTGATTATTGGCGCGGGCGGCGCGTTTAACACCGTCCTGAAAGAGAGCGGCCTGGCGCAATCGCTGGCGCAGATACTCTGCGGCCTGCATATGCATCCTGTCCTGCTCGCCTGGCTGGTGGCGCTGATCCTGCATGCCGCCGTAGGCTCGGCTACCGTCGCCATGATGGGCGCCGCGGGCATCGTCGGCCCGATGCTGCCCCTCTACCCCGGCGTTAGCCCTGAGATTATGGTTATCGCCATCGGCTCCGGGGCGATCGGCTGCACTATCGTCACCGATTCCCTCTTCTGGCTGGTGAAACAGTACTGCGGCGCCACGCTCAGCGAGACCTTCCGTTATTACACCAGCGCCACGCTGATCGCCTCCGTGGCGGCGCTGGGCTGCACTTTCCTGCTCTCCATGTTTCTCTGA
- a CDS encoding AraC family transcriptional regulator, giving the protein MPALPLPFITAIMLVLMLATLWRRNSPARRPACGFIALCLLMAVLVGLRWSSGFQAVRLLQPLVASVMPVFAWRCFSVLTEKSRRRFIVALMLAPAAAALLRFGPIAPLSVDSYIALLFLGYGGALIRLAAGGPDVFPLSRLGETVSVQQAAGFAGAILCGSGLIDLLVAFDFSLFAGRHAAAAVAGGQLTVMVALAVAIIVADRSSPASAALLAPAASPISAALLAPAASPAASPLSRASAASSLMAETPAQAASDDDDDQQICRQVEQLLADKQLYCDPDLTLERLARKALIPGRRISRAVNRLQGRNVSQLINSYRVAKAQQLLLTTGLSVTEVMLESGFRTKSNFNREFLRLSHLNPGEYRKAGQPADPHRLRVEAASQPEKR; this is encoded by the coding sequence ATGCCTGCCTTACCGCTGCCCTTTATCACGGCCATCATGCTGGTGCTGATGCTGGCGACGTTATGGCGACGCAACAGCCCGGCGCGACGTCCCGCCTGCGGCTTTATCGCGCTATGCCTGCTGATGGCTGTGCTGGTGGGGTTGCGCTGGAGCAGCGGGTTTCAGGCGGTGCGTCTCCTTCAACCGCTGGTCGCGTCGGTGATGCCGGTTTTCGCCTGGCGCTGTTTCAGCGTTCTGACGGAAAAAAGCCGCCGACGCTTTATCGTTGCGCTGATGCTGGCGCCCGCGGCGGCGGCGCTGCTGCGCTTCGGGCCGATTGCCCCCCTCTCCGTTGATAGCTATATCGCGCTGCTGTTTCTGGGCTACGGCGGCGCGCTTATTCGCCTGGCCGCCGGCGGGCCTGATGTTTTTCCGTTAAGCCGCCTGGGTGAAACTGTCTCCGTGCAGCAGGCGGCAGGGTTTGCCGGCGCGATACTGTGCGGATCCGGCCTTATCGATCTGCTGGTGGCGTTCGATTTCTCGCTGTTTGCCGGCCGTCACGCCGCCGCCGCGGTCGCCGGCGGGCAGCTGACGGTGATGGTGGCGCTGGCGGTGGCGATTATCGTGGCGGATCGCAGTTCGCCCGCCTCTGCGGCTTTGCTGGCGCCTGCCGCTTCGCCCATATCCGCGGCTTTGCTGGCGCCTGCCGCTTCGCCCGCAGCGTCGCCTTTATCCCGCGCATCCGCCGCTTCATCGCTGATGGCAGAGACGCCCGCACAGGCCGCATCGGACGATGACGACGACCAACAGATCTGTCGCCAGGTAGAGCAACTGCTGGCGGATAAACAGCTCTACTGCGACCCCGATCTCACCCTGGAGCGGCTGGCGCGCAAAGCGCTCATTCCGGGTCGGCGTATCTCCCGGGCGGTCAACCGTCTACAGGGGCGCAATGTGTCGCAGCTGATCAACAGTTACCGCGTGGCGAAAGCGCAGCAGCTGCTGCTGACCACCGGCCTCAGCGTCACAGAAGTGATGCTGGAGTCCGGCTTTCGCACCAAATCCAACTTCAACCGGGAGTTCCTGCGCCTTAGTCACCTTAACCCCGGCGAATACCGCAAGGCGGGGCAGCCAGCCGATCCGCACCGCCTCAGGGTTGAGGCAGCGTCGCAGCCAGAAAAGCGATAA
- a CDS encoding alpha/beta hydrolase family protein: MLKTLSLTLLLLAFISPLQAATGFRQVTLNTAGERPLQVALWYPADSDAPPRAVGENAVFYGIQALPDAPAAAGAHPLALISHGYGGSWRNLNWLAAALTAQGYIVAAPDHPGTTTADRSPAEAARLWLRPHDLSRVLDALLADPTLAGEVDRRRIAAIGHSLGGWTVMALAGAHFSPAQLRSDCLQPVSHNVCSLIPELGLDRPEAERRFAASLADSRIGAVVALDAGLTRGFTLSSLERLSVPALILAAGHNIADLPAKAESGRLADALPAAAVHYEIVPDASHFSFMQLCKAGAERKIDQASPGDGIICRDGGQRSRVAIHQALEKTIIAFLAATLPQP, encoded by the coding sequence ATGTTGAAAACGCTCTCTCTTACCCTTTTGCTGTTGGCCTTTATCTCGCCGCTGCAGGCGGCGACCGGCTTTCGTCAGGTGACGCTCAACACTGCCGGCGAACGCCCGCTACAGGTTGCTTTATGGTATCCCGCCGACAGCGACGCGCCGCCGCGCGCGGTGGGCGAAAACGCGGTGTTTTACGGCATTCAGGCGCTGCCCGATGCGCCGGCGGCGGCCGGCGCGCATCCGCTGGCGCTGATCTCCCACGGTTACGGCGGCAGCTGGCGCAACCTTAACTGGCTGGCGGCGGCGTTAACGGCGCAGGGCTATATTGTCGCGGCGCCCGATCACCCCGGCACCACGACAGCGGACAGAAGCCCGGCGGAGGCGGCGCGTCTCTGGCTGCGGCCACACGATCTGTCGCGCGTGCTTGATGCGCTGCTGGCCGATCCAACGCTGGCCGGCGAGGTCGACCGCCGGCGTATTGCAGCCATCGGGCATTCGCTCGGCGGATGGACGGTGATGGCGCTGGCAGGCGCGCATTTCTCTCCGGCACAGCTGCGCAGCGACTGTCTGCAGCCTGTTTCACATAACGTTTGCAGTCTGATCCCCGAGCTGGGGCTGGACCGGCCTGAGGCGGAGAGGCGGTTCGCCGCTTCCCTGGCGGATAGCCGCATCGGAGCCGTGGTGGCGCTGGACGCCGGGCTGACGCGCGGCTTTACCCTCTCCAGCCTTGAGCGGTTATCGGTGCCGGCGCTGATCCTGGCCGCCGGGCATAATATCGCCGACCTGCCCGCCAAAGCGGAGTCCGGCCGCCTGGCTGACGCCCTGCCCGCCGCCGCCGTTCACTATGAAATCGTGCCGGATGCCTCGCACTTCAGCTTTATGCAGCTGTGCAAGGCGGGCGCTGAACGGAAGATCGACCAGGCCTCGCCGGGAGACGGCATTATCTGCCGCGACGGCGGCCAGCGCAGCCGCGTGGCAATCCATCAGGCGCTGGAAAAAACGATTATCGCTTTTCTGGCTGCGACGCTGCCTCAACCCTGA
- the dsdC gene encoding DNA-binding transcriptional regulator DsdC, giving the protein MERIIRNRPLTGAQLSRMYTFEAAARHESFAHAAGELSLSPSAVSHQINQLEEELGIQLFARSHRKVILTEEGRRLFWTVKRSLEALNRELLDIKNQQLSGTLTIYSRPSIAQCWLVPALGDFARRYPAIVLNVLTGNDYIDFQQSGIDLAIYFDDSAQSREAQHILMDESILPVCSPAYAERFRLTGDSAALQHCTLLHDRQAWSSNSGRGEWHSWATHFDVALPPEPGIGFDRSDLAIIAAINHAGVAMGRQRLVQQWLDGGELVAPFGEMTMQCAQRYYIATLSNRQWPKIEAFIAWLKARA; this is encoded by the coding sequence ATGGAACGCATTATCAGAAACAGACCGCTGACCGGCGCGCAGCTGTCACGAATGTATACCTTTGAAGCCGCCGCCCGCCATGAATCATTTGCGCACGCCGCCGGAGAGCTGTCGTTAAGCCCCAGCGCGGTCAGCCATCAGATCAATCAGCTGGAAGAGGAGCTGGGCATCCAGCTGTTCGCCAGGTCGCATCGTAAGGTCATCCTGACGGAAGAGGGCCGCCGCCTGTTCTGGACGGTAAAGCGTTCGCTGGAAGCGCTAAACCGCGAGCTGCTGGATATCAAAAATCAGCAGCTGTCAGGCACTTTGACGATCTACTCGCGGCCCTCTATCGCCCAGTGTTGGCTGGTGCCGGCGTTGGGCGATTTCGCGCGGCGCTATCCCGCCATTGTGCTGAACGTGCTGACCGGCAATGACTATATCGATTTCCAGCAATCGGGCATCGATCTGGCGATCTATTTTGATGATTCCGCGCAGAGCCGCGAGGCGCAACATATTCTGATGGACGAATCGATTTTACCGGTCTGCAGTCCGGCCTATGCAGAGCGTTTCCGCCTGACAGGCGACAGCGCGGCGCTGCAGCACTGCACCCTGCTGCACGATCGCCAGGCCTGGAGCAGTAATTCAGGGCGGGGGGAGTGGCACAGCTGGGCGACGCATTTTGACGTGGCGCTGCCTCCGGAGCCAGGCATCGGCTTTGATCGCTCTGATCTGGCAATCATCGCGGCGATCAACCACGCCGGGGTAGCGATGGGGCGCCAGCGCCTGGTGCAGCAGTGGCTTGATGGCGGCGAGCTGGTGGCGCCTTTTGGCGAGATGACCATGCAGTGCGCGCAGCGCTACTATATTGCCACCCTGTCGAATCGCCAGTGGCCGAAGATCGAGGCGTTTATCGCCTGGCTGAAAGCGCGGGCATAG
- a CDS encoding D-serine ammonia-lyase, producing MTDRHHLLTATPIIDDLKALRETLWFNEQVKPAREGLQRVGLTLADVQEAQARLQRFAPLIAAAFPETAASGGLIESELIPAPDMQAKLAARAPISGRLWLKKDSHLPISGSIKARGGIYEVLAHAEKLALAAGLITLTDDYSLLLSPACRAFFSAHKIAVGSTGNLGLSIGIMSAKLGFHVTVHMSADARQWKKTMLRAHGVEVREYAQDYGVAVEQGRRAAASDPACFFIDDENSRTLFLGYAVAGLRLPAQLREKGILVDADHPLFVYLPCGVGGGPGGVAFGLKLAFGDHVHCFFAEPTHSPCMLLGMSSGLHDAVSVQDIGLDNKTAADGLAVGRASGFVGRAMEQLIDGCYTLSDASMYALLALLDQTENLQLEPSALAGMSGPQRISASREYQARHQLTAAMMANATQLVWATGGGMVPPDEMQNYLARGRG from the coding sequence ATGACCGACAGACATCATCTACTCACTGCCACACCCATTATCGACGATCTGAAAGCCCTGCGGGAAACGCTCTGGTTTAACGAGCAGGTGAAACCTGCCCGCGAAGGGCTGCAGCGCGTCGGGCTGACACTGGCCGATGTGCAAGAGGCGCAGGCCAGGTTGCAGCGGTTTGCGCCGCTTATCGCCGCGGCTTTTCCCGAGACGGCGGCGTCCGGCGGTCTCATCGAATCGGAGCTGATCCCTGCGCCTGACATGCAGGCGAAGCTGGCGGCGCGTGCGCCAATCTCCGGTCGTCTGTGGCTGAAAAAAGACAGCCATCTGCCGATCTCCGGCTCGATCAAGGCGCGCGGCGGGATCTACGAGGTGCTGGCCCACGCCGAGAAGCTGGCGCTGGCGGCGGGGCTGATCACCCTGACGGATGATTACAGCCTTCTGCTCTCGCCAGCCTGCCGCGCCTTTTTCAGCGCGCATAAAATCGCCGTCGGCTCCACCGGCAACCTGGGATTATCGATCGGCATCATGAGCGCGAAGCTCGGTTTCCACGTGACGGTGCATATGTCCGCCGACGCGCGCCAGTGGAAAAAAACGATGCTGCGCGCCCATGGCGTCGAGGTGAGGGAGTATGCGCAGGATTATGGCGTCGCCGTTGAGCAGGGGCGGCGGGCGGCCGCCTCCGATCCCGCCTGTTTTTTTATCGATGATGAAAACTCGCGCACGCTGTTTCTCGGCTACGCCGTCGCCGGCCTGCGGCTGCCCGCGCAGCTGCGGGAGAAAGGCATCCTGGTCGACGCCGATCATCCGCTGTTCGTCTATTTGCCGTGTGGCGTCGGCGGCGGGCCCGGCGGCGTGGCCTTTGGGCTGAAGCTCGCCTTTGGCGATCATGTTCACTGCTTTTTCGCCGAGCCGACGCATTCGCCCTGCATGCTATTGGGGATGAGCAGCGGGCTGCATGATGCGGTTTCGGTGCAGGATATCGGCCTGGATAATAAAACCGCTGCGGACGGCCTGGCGGTGGGGCGTGCTTCCGGTTTTGTCGGCCGCGCCATGGAACAGCTGATTGATGGCTGCTATACGCTGAGCGACGCGTCGATGTATGCGCTGCTGGCGCTGCTCGACCAGACAGAAAACCTGCAGCTGGAGCCGTCGGCCCTTGCCGGCATGAGCGGGCCGCAGCGTATCAGCGCCAGCCGGGAGTATCAGGCCCGTCACCAGCTGACGGCGGCGATGATGGCAAACGCGACGCAGCTGGTCTGGGCGACCGGCGGCGGCATGGTGCCGCCTGACGAAATGCAAAACTACCTGGCGCGCGGCAGAGGCTGA
- a CDS encoding HoxN/HupN/NixA family nickel/cobalt transporter — protein sequence MINCNFFHANRRACGLLITLLAINLLAWGWALVAFRHSAALIAAALLAYSYGLRHAVDADHIAAIDNVTRKLMQQGQKPVAVGAFFSLGHSTIVVLACVAIAATSLLFGSKIDWLHHYGSTIGTLVSALFLLLMALLNALILRDVWRRFQQVKRGKRFSDAGQLQGGIMSRLFSVTFKLVNKSWQMYLVGFLFGLGFDTATEIGLLGISSAGVSSGMSVWNILIFPALFASGMALIDSLDNFVMVGAYGWAFDKPVRKLYYNMTITAASVAIALFIGGLEALGLLADKLMLHGALWDRVAALNEHMGVVGYFAVAMFIAIWTLSALNYRYRRYDRLTA from the coding sequence ATGATTAACTGCAACTTTTTCCATGCTAACCGGCGCGCCTGCGGGCTGCTTATCACGCTGCTGGCGATAAACCTGCTCGCCTGGGGCTGGGCGCTGGTGGCGTTTCGCCATAGCGCCGCGCTGATCGCCGCCGCGCTGCTGGCCTACAGCTACGGCCTGCGCCATGCCGTCGATGCCGACCATATCGCCGCTATCGATAATGTCACCCGCAAGCTGATGCAGCAGGGGCAAAAGCCGGTGGCCGTCGGCGCCTTTTTTTCGCTGGGTCATTCGACGATTGTGGTGCTGGCCTGCGTGGCGATCGCCGCCACTTCCCTGCTGTTCGGCAGCAAAATCGACTGGCTGCACCATTACGGCAGCACCATCGGCACGCTGGTTTCCGCGCTGTTTTTGCTGCTGATGGCGTTGCTTAATGCGCTGATCCTGCGTGACGTCTGGCGCCGCTTTCAGCAGGTTAAGCGTGGCAAACGCTTTAGCGACGCCGGCCAGCTGCAGGGCGGCATCATGAGCCGCCTGTTCAGCGTGACCTTTAAGCTGGTAAATAAAAGCTGGCAGATGTACCTGGTGGGATTTTTGTTCGGGCTGGGTTTTGACACCGCGACCGAAATTGGCCTGCTGGGCATCTCCAGCGCCGGCGTCTCCTCAGGGATGTCGGTATGGAACATTCTGATCTTCCCTGCCCTGTTCGCCAGCGGCATGGCGCTGATCGACTCGCTGGACAATTTCGTGATGGTCGGCGCCTACGGCTGGGCGTTCGATAAGCCGGTGCGCAAGCTCTATTACAATATGACCATTACCGCCGCCAGTGTGGCGATCGCGCTGTTTATCGGCGGGCTGGAGGCGCTGGGGCTGCTGGCAGACAAGCTAATGCTGCATGGCGCGCTATGGGATCGGGTGGCGGCGCTGAACGAACATATGGGCGTCGTCGGCTATTTCGCGGTGGCGATGTTTATCGCCATCTGGACGCTTTCCGCGCTGAACTACCGCTACCGGCGATATGACCGGCTGACGGCGTAA
- the hypF gene encoding carbamoyltransferase HypF — MSGLQISIRGKVQGVGFRPAVWQLAERLALRGEVRNDGAGVEIRLLQPVDIAAFIRQLRRDLPPLARIDSIRVRPFHWRAPPQAFTIAPSRQGRMMTQVAPDAATCPACLRDMARPDDRRFGYAFTNCTHCGPRFTLIRAMPYDRPATSMAPFALCPACGQEYQNPADRRFHAQPVCCPHCGPRLSATRADGVTLAQEGDAIKAAAAALRAGEIVAIKGLGGFHLACDATRQQAVIRLRLRKRRPTKPLAVMLPDETWLARCGEDQDAIRALLRSPAAPIVLTPQRAGSPLCPAIAPGLDEVGVMLPFTPLHHLLMQAVERPLVMTSGNIAGCAPVLTNEQARSQLDGVADLFLLHNRDIVQRADDSLARLTPQGVEMLRRARGYVPDGLPLPPGFGPPPPLLALGGDLKNAFCLVHGERAILSGYFGSLAHDDIARQQRQAIDHFQQLYQCAPRVIVCDAHPGYVSHRPAAPGVMTVMHHHAHIAACLAEHRWPLTGGKTIGLALDGLGYGENGELWGGECLLADYLTCERFGGLPAVALPGGDRAARQPWRNLLAQWQAFVPDWQQRPEAQRLAAFPWQPLAKALAAGINAPLASSCGRLFDAVAAAIGCAPDRLSWEGEAACQLEALARRGQCPHPVRLPLLHSEKGVQLDLATFWRQWLAWRAPAAARAWAFHDALAQGFAALAHELAERTGIRTVALGGGVLHNQLLRQRLHHHLAPLQVLAPLAYPAGDGGLALGQALIASARIQASLSLS; from the coding sequence ATGTCAGGTTTACAGATTTCTATTCGCGGCAAGGTGCAGGGCGTCGGCTTTCGCCCTGCCGTCTGGCAGCTGGCTGAACGGCTGGCGCTGCGCGGCGAGGTGCGCAACGACGGCGCGGGCGTGGAGATCAGGCTGCTGCAGCCGGTAGATATCGCCGCCTTTATCCGCCAGCTCCGGCGCGATCTGCCGCCGCTGGCGCGTATCGACAGCATCCGCGTGCGCCCCTTTCACTGGCGTGCGCCGCCGCAGGCGTTCACCATTGCGCCCAGCCGTCAGGGGCGAATGATGACGCAGGTCGCGCCCGACGCCGCCACGTGTCCCGCCTGCCTACGCGATATGGCGCGGCCGGATGACCGCCGCTTTGGCTACGCCTTCACCAACTGCACCCACTGCGGCCCGCGCTTCACCCTGATCCGCGCCATGCCCTATGACCGCCCCGCCACCAGCATGGCGCCGTTTGCGCTCTGTCCCGCCTGTGGTCAGGAGTATCAGAACCCGGCCGACCGCCGCTTTCATGCGCAGCCGGTCTGCTGCCCGCACTGCGGTCCGCGCCTCAGCGCGACGCGGGCGGATGGCGTAACGCTGGCGCAGGAGGGTGACGCCATTAAGGCGGCGGCGGCGGCGCTGCGGGCGGGCGAGATCGTGGCAATTAAAGGGCTGGGTGGCTTTCATCTGGCGTGCGACGCCACCCGGCAACAGGCGGTGATACGCTTGCGCCTGCGCAAACGGCGCCCGACGAAACCGCTGGCGGTGATGCTGCCGGATGAGACGTGGCTGGCGCGCTGCGGCGAAGACCAGGACGCGATCCGCGCGCTGCTGCGCTCGCCCGCCGCGCCGATTGTGCTAACGCCCCAGCGCGCCGGTTCGCCGCTCTGTCCCGCCATCGCGCCGGGGCTGGATGAGGTGGGCGTAATGCTGCCGTTTACGCCGCTGCACCATCTGCTGATGCAGGCGGTTGAGCGGCCGCTGGTGATGACTTCAGGCAATATCGCCGGCTGCGCGCCCGTGCTGACCAATGAGCAGGCGCGCAGCCAGCTCGACGGCGTCGCCGATCTCTTTCTGCTGCATAACCGCGACATCGTTCAGCGCGCCGACGATTCGCTGGCGCGCCTGACGCCGCAGGGCGTAGAGATGCTGCGTCGCGCGCGCGGCTATGTGCCGGACGGCCTGCCGCTGCCGCCCGGCTTCGGGCCCCCTCCGCCGCTGCTGGCGCTCGGCGGCGATCTGAAAAACGCCTTCTGTCTGGTGCATGGCGAGCGGGCGATCCTCAGCGGCTACTTCGGCTCGCTGGCCCACGATGATATCGCGCGGCAGCAGCGCCAGGCGATTGACCATTTTCAGCAGCTTTATCAGTGCGCGCCGCGCGTTATCGTCTGCGATGCCCATCCCGGCTATGTCAGCCATCGTCCGGCCGCGCCCGGCGTAATGACGGTAATGCATCACCATGCGCATATCGCCGCCTGTCTGGCGGAGCATCGCTGGCCGCTAACCGGCGGCAAAACGATTGGGCTGGCGCTCGACGGCCTCGGCTACGGTGAAAACGGCGAGCTGTGGGGCGGCGAATGCCTGCTGGCTGATTACCTGACGTGTGAACGGTTCGGCGGCCTGCCCGCCGTGGCGCTGCCGGGCGGCGACCGTGCCGCCCGGCAGCCGTGGCGTAATCTGCTGGCGCAATGGCAAGCGTTTGTGCCCGACTGGCAGCAACGGCCGGAGGCGCAAAGGCTGGCCGCGTTCCCCTGGCAGCCGCTGGCGAAAGCGCTGGCGGCGGGAATTAACGCGCCCCTCGCCTCCTCCTGCGGCCGCCTGTTTGATGCCGTTGCCGCCGCGATCGGCTGCGCGCCCGACCGGCTGAGCTGGGAAGGCGAAGCCGCCTGCCAGCTGGAAGCGCTGGCGCGCCGGGGGCAGTGCCCTCATCCGGTCAGGCTGCCGCTGCTACACAGCGAGAAAGGCGTTCAGCTCGATTTGGCCACCTTCTGGCGTCAGTGGCTGGCGTGGCGGGCGCCGGCGGCGGCGCGCGCCTGGGCATTTCATGACGCGCTGGCGCAGGGGTTCGCCGCGCTGGCGCATGAACTGGCTGAACGCACCGGCATCCGCACCGTCGCGCTCGGCGGCGGCGTGCTGCACAACCAGCTGCTGCGCCAGCGCCTGCATCACCATCTGGCGCCGCTGCAGGTGCTGGCGCCGCTGGCTTATCCGGCGGGCGACGGCGGGCTGGCGCTGGGCCAGGCGCTGATCGCCAGTGCCCGGATCCAGGCTTCTCTTTCACTTTCTTAA